A single genomic interval of Phreatobacter oligotrophus harbors:
- a CDS encoding Bug family tripartite tricarboxylate transporter substrate binding protein, translating into MSSSARSIGRATRRGVVLGFGGLLAAPLFIRGASAQAWSPSRPVKLVVAYPAGGPTDGIARIVAQDISGPLGQQVVVENVGGASGAIGTRQVARADADGHTITFGNNQTHGNNMFLLKEPGYDAVKDFYPLAGAGAFEHIFVVKNDLPVRTIPELIALAKSKPDALNYGSTGVGSGSHLSTELFMVRTGIKMTHVPYRGAAPLVQDIVGNRIDVANSTMASVFTQIQGGLLRGIAIGSPKRNPQLPNVATLREQGVTDADAESWTGFFAPAATPQAALDRLSREILASLAKPSVVEAITKLGFTITVRDPGAFRPYHAQEMQTWAEIIRAANIQPSG; encoded by the coding sequence ATGAGCAGCTCTGCGCGCAGCATCGGCCGGGCCACGCGCCGCGGCGTCGTCCTCGGGTTTGGCGGCCTCCTCGCCGCGCCCCTCTTCATCCGCGGCGCCTCGGCCCAGGCCTGGTCGCCGTCGCGGCCGGTCAAGCTGGTCGTAGCCTATCCGGCGGGCGGCCCGACCGACGGTATCGCCCGCATCGTGGCGCAGGACATTTCCGGTCCCCTCGGCCAGCAGGTGGTGGTGGAGAATGTCGGCGGCGCCTCAGGCGCCATCGGCACGCGGCAGGTCGCCCGCGCCGATGCCGATGGCCACACCATCACTTTCGGCAACAACCAGACGCACGGGAACAACATGTTCCTGCTGAAGGAGCCGGGCTACGACGCGGTGAAGGACTTCTATCCGCTGGCCGGCGCCGGTGCCTTCGAGCACATCTTCGTCGTGAAGAACGACCTGCCGGTCCGCACCATTCCCGAGCTCATCGCGCTCGCCAAGTCGAAGCCGGACGCGCTCAACTACGGCTCGACCGGCGTCGGCTCGGGCTCGCACCTGTCGACCGAGCTCTTCATGGTGCGCACCGGCATCAAGATGACGCATGTGCCCTATCGCGGCGCGGCGCCGCTGGTGCAGGACATCGTCGGCAACCGCATCGACGTTGCCAACTCGACCATGGCGAGCGTCTTCACCCAGATCCAGGGCGGCCTGCTGCGGGGCATCGCCATCGGCTCTCCGAAGCGCAATCCGCAGCTGCCGAACGTCGCCACGCTGCGCGAGCAGGGCGTGACCGACGCCGACGCCGAGAGCTGGACCGGCTTCTTCGCCCCGGCCGCGACCCCGCAGGCGGCCCTCGACCGGCTGTCGCGCGAGATCCTCGCGTCGCTGGCGAAGCCCTCCGTGGTCGAGGCCATCACCAAGCTCGGCTTCACCATCACCGTGCGCGATCCGGGCGCCTTCCGGCCCTATCACGCCCAGGAGATGCAGACCTGGGCGGAGATCATCCGCGCCGCCAACATCCAGCCCTCTGGCTGA
- a CDS encoding pyridoxal phosphate-dependent aminotransferase, whose translation MAFLADALKRVKPSATIAMAQKARDLNAQGKKVISLSAGEPDFDTPDNIKMAAIKAIADGKTKYTAVSGITELRQAIVAKFKRENGLDYKWQQAIVCTGGKQVLFNAFMATLNAGDEVLIPAPYWVSYPEMVALCGGTPTFVSAGPETNYKLTAEALDKAITPKTKWFIFNSPSNPTGAAYTRAELKALTDVLMKHPQVWILTDDMYEHLVYGDFTFTTPAQVEPGLYERTLTMNGLSKAYSMTGWRIGYAAGPEALIKAMDLVQGQQTSGPNSIAQWAGVEALNGTQDYIPVRRKAFEQRRDLVVSMLNQAKGLSCPTPEGAFYVYPSIQDVIGKKAPSGKTIATDEDFAMELVESEGVAVVHGSAFGLGPAFRLSYAESTETLTAACEKIQKFCAELR comes from the coding sequence ATGGCCTTTCTCGCCGACGCCCTGAAGCGCGTGAAGCCCTCTGCCACCATCGCCATGGCGCAGAAGGCCCGCGACCTGAACGCGCAGGGCAAGAAGGTCATCTCGCTCTCGGCCGGCGAGCCCGACTTCGACACGCCGGACAACATCAAGATGGCGGCCATCAAGGCCATCGCCGACGGCAAGACGAAGTACACGGCCGTCTCGGGCATCACCGAGCTGCGCCAGGCCATCGTCGCCAAGTTCAAGCGCGAGAACGGCCTCGACTACAAGTGGCAGCAGGCCATCGTCTGCACCGGCGGCAAGCAGGTCCTGTTCAACGCCTTCATGGCGACGCTGAACGCCGGCGACGAGGTCCTCATCCCCGCCCCCTACTGGGTGTCCTATCCGGAGATGGTGGCGCTCTGCGGCGGCACGCCGACCTTCGTCTCGGCCGGCCCGGAGACCAACTACAAGCTGACCGCCGAGGCCCTCGACAAGGCGATCACGCCGAAGACCAAGTGGTTCATCTTCAACTCCCCGTCGAACCCGACGGGCGCGGCCTATACCCGCGCGGAGCTGAAGGCGCTGACCGACGTGCTGATGAAGCACCCGCAGGTCTGGATCCTCACCGACGACATGTACGAGCATCTCGTCTACGGCGACTTCACCTTCACCACCCCGGCCCAGGTCGAGCCCGGCCTATACGAGCGCACCCTGACCATGAACGGCCTGTCCAAGGCCTATTCCATGACCGGCTGGCGCATCGGCTACGCTGCCGGCCCCGAGGCCCTCATCAAGGCGATGGACCTCGTCCAGGGCCAGCAGACCTCGGGCCCGAACTCCATCGCCCAGTGGGCCGGCGTCGAGGCGCTGAACGGCACGCAGGACTACATCCCCGTGCGCCGCAAGGCCTTCGAGCAGCGCCGCGACCTCGTGGTCTCCATGCTGAACCAGGCCAAGGGCCTGTCCTGCCCGACGCCGGAAGGCGCCTTCTACGTCTATCCCTCGATCCAGGACGTGATCGGCAAGAAGGCCCCCTCGGGCAAGACCATTGCAACGGACGAGGACTTCGCCATGGAGCTCGTCGAGAGCGAGGGCGTCGCGGTCGTCCACGGCTCGGCCTTCGGCCTCGGCCCGGCCTTCCGCCTCTCCTATGCGGAATCGACCGAGACGCTGACCGCGGCCTGCGAGAAGATCCAGAAGTTCTGCGCCGAGCTGCGCTGA
- a CDS encoding nuclear transport factor 2 family protein, producing MTDLHAAMPAAIRRWHAVAEARDVAGLADLLAETAVFESPVVHTPQEGRAITTKYLAAAFQVLNNEAFHYPNQWFGERSAVLEFATVIDGIAVNGIDMISWDEADRITHFKVMIRPLKAINIVHEKMRETLMAMAAKG from the coding sequence ATGACCGATCTTCACGCCGCGATGCCCGCCGCCATCCGCCGCTGGCACGCCGTCGCCGAAGCGCGGGATGTGGCCGGCCTCGCCGACCTGCTGGCGGAGACGGCGGTGTTCGAAAGCCCGGTGGTCCACACGCCGCAGGAGGGGCGGGCGATCACCACGAAATATCTGGCAGCGGCCTTCCAGGTGCTCAACAACGAGGCCTTCCACTATCCGAACCAGTGGTTCGGCGAGCGTTCGGCGGTGCTGGAATTCGCCACCGTCATCGACGGCATCGCCGTCAACGGCATCGACATGATCAGCTGGGACGAGGCCGACCGCATCACCCATTTCAAGGTGATGATCCGGCCGCTCAAGGCCATCAATATCGTCCACGAGAAGATGCGCGAGACGCTGATGGCGATGGCCGCCAAGGGCTGA
- a CDS encoding ATP-binding protein: protein MSTLDRQRSTYGGLRGVLANLASRFSTFSDLSGRRFNDLMPKGLYARSLIIVIAPIVILPSVVAYVFMERHWQLVTYRLSAAVTQDIAALIDIHRTYPADRDDATLKRIARERLNLMVDILPPEPLPVAGPRPFFDVLDAALSREIALQVGRPFWIDTVGNSALVEIRIQLEDGKIMKVFARRGMAYASNSHIFLVWMVIASLVLIAIAILFLRNQIRPIQALAAAAEDFGKGREVAGFRPRGASEVRQAALAFIEMRRRIERQIDQRTTMLAGVSHDLRTILTRFKLELALLPEGPETEALRRDVDEMGRMVEGYLAFARGDAGEAPAVTDIEIMLKEIGADAERTGAPTTVAYHGQPTVKVRPDAFRRCIANLVVNAARYGDAIAITGHRDHRWLTVTVDDDGPGIPAENREDVFKPFLRLDDARNVDDGGSGLGLAIARDIARSHGGEISLSDSPLGGLRATVRVPV from the coding sequence ATGTCCACGCTCGACCGTCAGCGCTCGACCTATGGTGGCCTTCGCGGCGTCCTCGCCAATCTCGCGAGCCGCTTCTCCACCTTTTCAGACCTGTCGGGCCGGCGGTTCAACGACCTGATGCCGAAGGGCCTCTATGCCCGCTCGCTCATCATCGTCATCGCGCCGATCGTCATCCTGCCGTCCGTCGTCGCCTATGTGTTCATGGAGCGGCACTGGCAGCTCGTCACCTATCGCCTCTCGGCGGCGGTGACACAGGACATCGCCGCCCTCATCGACATCCACCGCACCTATCCGGCCGACCGTGACGACGCGACGCTGAAGCGCATCGCGCGCGAGCGCCTGAACCTGATGGTCGACATCCTGCCGCCCGAGCCCCTGCCGGTGGCCGGGCCGCGGCCGTTCTTCGACGTGCTCGACGCCGCCCTGTCGCGGGAGATCGCGCTGCAGGTCGGCCGGCCCTTCTGGATCGACACGGTCGGCAATTCGGCGCTGGTGGAGATCCGCATCCAGCTCGAGGACGGCAAGATCATGAAGGTCTTTGCCCGGCGCGGCATGGCCTATGCCTCGAACAGCCACATCTTCCTCGTCTGGATGGTCATCGCCTCGCTGGTGCTGATCGCCATCGCCATCCTCTTCCTGCGCAACCAAATCCGCCCCATCCAGGCGCTGGCGGCCGCTGCGGAGGATTTCGGCAAGGGGCGCGAGGTCGCCGGCTTCCGCCCGCGCGGGGCGAGCGAGGTGCGCCAGGCGGCGCTGGCCTTCATCGAGATGCGTCGGCGCATCGAGCGGCAGATCGACCAGCGCACCACCATGCTGGCGGGCGTCAGCCATGACCTGCGCACCATCCTCACCCGCTTCAAGCTGGAACTCGCGCTCCTTCCCGAGGGACCGGAGACGGAGGCGCTGCGCCGCGACGTCGATGAGATGGGGCGGATGGTCGAGGGCTATCTCGCCTTTGCCCGCGGCGATGCCGGCGAGGCGCCGGCCGTCACCGACATCGAGATCATGCTGAAGGAGATCGGCGCCGATGCCGAGCGCACCGGTGCGCCGACCACCGTTGCCTATCACGGCCAGCCCACTGTGAAGGTCCGCCCCGACGCCTTCCGCCGCTGCATCGCCAATCTGGTGGTCAATGCGGCGCGCTATGGCGACGCCATCGCCATTACCGGCCATCGCGACCATCGCTGGCTGACCGTGACGGTGGACGATGACGGGCCGGGCATTCCGGCGGAGAACCGCGAGGACGTGTTCAAGCCCTTCCTGAGGCTCGACGACGCCCGCAACGTCGATGATGGCGGCTCGGGCCTCGGCCTTGCCATCGCCCGCGACATCGCCCGGTCCCATGGCGGCGAGATCAGCCTGTCGGACAGCCCGCTCGGGGGCCTCAGGGCGACGGTGCGCGTGCCGGTCTGA
- a CDS encoding YfhO family protein: MFASQTRLAGLWRSVAASPRAGLAIALLAVTLVWTAAWMQWWLNDLVVPWDSKNQFYAFFRFLASAIHSGATPFWNPYHYSGHPSIADPQSLIFQPPFLIWAWFDPEPSLFAFDFLVFCHLLVGGLAIAIHGHRIGWPAAASVLAATVFMLGGVVAGRMNHVGIITAYGLFPLALLLLDIALDRRSILSAIGFTLTAVLLAIGRTQEPMLLSAILVAYALTKVAVQERPLAYLGRRLHLFVLMALLGAALMVVPILLTAQLASFSNRPAVDLETALTSSWFPVNLATFFAPDALGSLQPSATGDWGPSHGTRPGIDSTDRSFNYLFAGTLTALLLLWHGLAGGRIFASGRRVFAIVALAGLAYALGRYTPVFPFLFEHVPGVSRFRRPVGGLFIVVIGLAYLAGFLLADYVRRGLPRLNRVVAIGLGLGTAGVLAWAIQFSAHSGKGWESALAIAKVAPIYVALIVLLAWPKTARLRLAAASLAVVVTGGELVLRNAGSSLNAEPRAWYAFLEKPAGRDAGIIATLTRELKKHGSRATRPRVEIVGLGGPWQNAAMVYGFEATNGYNPLRIGPYDRLVSPGESPYTVLHRQFPTSFPSYSCDLSKLLGLEYIVLDRPIEQMPHLAQRSVVETVMAGPRAWIYRLPDPSPRVALASAVRVADADAFIEAGSFPRVNGTHQEVMVDDDDELSQQATANQQATPRQGTASALTPAMQALMRSPGKAEITAWRPDRIEVAVDARVSTVLTLHEPWYPGWEVEVDGVRKPLLRSDVLFRGVEVPAGASKVVFAYRPLSLENLKAALDGLLGRDE; the protein is encoded by the coding sequence TTGTTCGCGTCCCAAACCCGCCTTGCGGGCCTGTGGCGCAGCGTCGCAGCATCCCCTCGCGCGGGCCTCGCCATCGCACTCCTCGCCGTCACGCTGGTCTGGACGGCGGCCTGGATGCAGTGGTGGCTGAACGACCTCGTCGTGCCCTGGGACTCCAAGAACCAGTTCTACGCCTTCTTCCGGTTCCTCGCCTCGGCCATCCATTCCGGCGCGACGCCCTTCTGGAACCCCTACCATTATTCCGGCCATCCCAGCATCGCCGACCCGCAGTCGCTGATCTTCCAGCCGCCCTTCCTGATCTGGGCCTGGTTCGATCCGGAGCCGTCGCTCTTCGCCTTCGACTTCCTTGTCTTTTGCCACCTGCTCGTCGGCGGCCTGGCCATCGCCATCCACGGCCACCGCATCGGCTGGCCGGCCGCGGCCTCCGTGCTGGCGGCCACGGTCTTCATGCTCGGCGGCGTCGTTGCCGGCCGCATGAACCATGTCGGCATCATCACCGCCTACGGCCTCTTCCCGCTCGCGCTGCTGCTGCTCGACATCGCCCTCGACCGCCGGTCGATCCTGTCCGCCATCGGCTTCACCCTGACCGCCGTGCTGCTGGCCATCGGCCGCACCCAGGAGCCGATGCTGCTCAGCGCCATCCTCGTCGCCTATGCGTTGACCAAGGTGGCGGTGCAGGAGCGCCCCCTCGCCTATCTCGGCCGCCGCCTCCACCTCTTCGTGCTGATGGCGCTGCTCGGCGCCGCGCTCATGGTGGTGCCGATCCTGCTGACCGCTCAGCTCGCCAGCTTCTCCAACCGCCCCGCGGTGGACCTTGAGACGGCGCTGACCTCGTCCTGGTTCCCCGTGAACCTCGCCACCTTCTTCGCCCCCGACGCCCTCGGCTCGCTGCAGCCCAGCGCCACCGGCGACTGGGGTCCGAGCCATGGCACGCGGCCCGGCATCGACAGCACCGACCGCTCCTTCAACTATCTCTTCGCCGGCACGCTGACCGCGCTGCTCCTGCTCTGGCACGGCCTTGCCGGCGGCCGCATCTTCGCCTCCGGCCGGCGGGTCTTCGCCATCGTGGCGCTGGCGGGCCTTGCCTATGCGCTCGGCCGCTACACGCCGGTCTTCCCCTTCCTCTTCGAGCATGTGCCGGGCGTCTCGCGCTTCCGCCGGCCGGTCGGTGGCCTCTTCATCGTCGTCATCGGCCTCGCCTATCTCGCCGGCTTCCTCCTCGCCGACTATGTCCGCCGCGGCCTGCCCCGCCTCAACCGGGTCGTGGCGATCGGCCTTGGGCTCGGCACGGCGGGTGTGCTCGCCTGGGCGATCCAGTTCTCGGCCCATTCCGGCAAGGGCTGGGAGTCAGCCCTCGCCATCGCCAAGGTCGCGCCGATCTATGTCGCGCTGATCGTCCTCCTGGCCTGGCCGAAGACGGCGCGCCTGCGCCTCGCGGCTGCGAGCCTTGCGGTCGTCGTCACCGGCGGCGAACTCGTGCTGCGCAATGCCGGCTCCTCCCTCAATGCCGAGCCGCGCGCCTGGTACGCCTTCCTCGAGAAGCCGGCCGGCCGCGACGCCGGCATCATCGCCACCCTCACCCGCGAGCTGAAGAAGCACGGCTCGCGTGCCACCCGCCCGCGCGTCGAGATCGTCGGCCTCGGCGGGCCCTGGCAGAACGCCGCCATGGTCTATGGCTTCGAGGCCACCAACGGCTACAACCCGCTGCGCATCGGCCCCTATGACCGTCTCGTCTCGCCCGGCGAGAGCCCCTACACGGTCCTGCACCGGCAGTTCCCGACCTCGTTCCCCAGCTACAGCTGCGACCTCTCCAAGCTGCTCGGCCTCGAATACATCGTGCTCGACCGGCCCATCGAGCAGATGCCGCACCTCGCCCAGCGCTCGGTGGTCGAGACGGTCATGGCCGGCCCGCGCGCCTGGATCTACCGCCTGCCCGACCCCTCGCCGCGCGTCGCCCTCGCCAGCGCCGTCCGCGTCGCCGATGCCGACGCCTTCATCGAGGCCGGCAGCTTCCCGCGCGTGAACGGCACGCACCAGGAGGTCATGGTCGACGACGATGACGAGCTGAGCCAGCAGGCCACCGCCAACCAGCAGGCTACCCCCCGCCAGGGCACCGCCAGTGCCCTCACCCCCGCCATGCAGGCGCTGATGCGCTCGCCCGGCAAGGCCGAGATCACCGCCTGGCGCCCCGACCGGATCGAGGTTGCCGTCGATGCGCGCGTCTCGACCGTGCTCACCCTCCACGAGCCCTGGTATCCGGGCTGGGAGGTTGAGGTCGACGGCGTGCGCAAGCCGCTGCTGCGCTCCGACGTGCTGTTCCGCGGCGTCGAAGTGCCGGCCGGCGCCAGCAAGGTCGTCTTCGCCTACCGACCGCTGTCGCTCGAAAACCTCAAAGCGGCGCTCGACGGCCTGCTCGGCCGCGACGAGTGA
- a CDS encoding 50S ribosomal protein L25/general stress protein Ctc yields the protein MAANATLSATVRAKGGKGAARAERRQGRVPGVIYGDKKPPVLIAIDYKTLHQRIYAGHFLSTVFELEVDGQKHRVIPRDYQLDPVKDTPVHVDFLRLGAGAEISVEIPIHVKGAEASPGIKAGGTVNLVLHALTLLCNADNLPDGVDVDISALGVGDSVHVQDVKLPAGTRFASKENVTLLSIVAPTVSAAEPAAEAPAAAAPAAKK from the coding sequence ATGGCTGCCAACGCAACGTTGTCGGCGACGGTCCGCGCGAAGGGCGGCAAGGGGGCCGCACGCGCAGAACGTCGTCAGGGCCGCGTGCCCGGTGTGATCTACGGGGACAAGAAGCCCCCGGTGCTGATCGCGATCGACTACAAGACCCTTCACCAGCGCATCTATGCCGGTCACTTCCTCTCGACGGTGTTCGAGCTCGAGGTCGACGGCCAGAAGCATCGCGTCATTCCGCGCGACTACCAGCTCGATCCCGTCAAGGACACCCCGGTCCATGTCGACTTCCTGCGCCTCGGCGCCGGTGCGGAGATCAGCGTCGAGATCCCGATCCACGTGAAGGGCGCCGAAGCCTCGCCGGGCATCAAGGCCGGCGGCACGGTCAACCTCGTCCTGCACGCGCTCACCCTGCTCTGCAACGCCGACAACTTGCCCGATGGCGTCGATGTCGACATCTCGGCCCTCGGCGTCGGTGACAGCGTCCACGTCCAGGACGTCAAGCTGCCGGCCGGCACGCGTTTCGCCTCCAAGGAGAACGTGACGCTGCTGTCGATCGTCGCCCCGACGGTGTCCGCCGCCGAGCCGGCCGCCGAGGCCCCTGCGGCCGCCGCGCCCGCCGCCAAGAAGTGA